In one window of Ovis aries strain OAR_USU_Benz2616 breed Rambouillet chromosome 3, ARS-UI_Ramb_v3.0, whole genome shotgun sequence DNA:
- the LOC101114694 gene encoding olfactory receptor 1G1-like: MTEIRNRTSISDFLLLGFSQHPEQQPLLFGLFLAVYLVTMLGNLLIILAISSDPRLHTPMYFFLANLSFTDTCFSCTIVPKVLLNIHTQHCTISHTGCLVQMFFFMELALLDDFLLAVMAYDRYVAICLPLHYTTIMGPQRCLLLVAASWLSSHLLAFSLCLLMSQFSFCASHAIPHFFCDLLPLLKLACSDTHIFQLMMFAEAALSGVVPLTCVLVSYAHIIHSILRIPSAGGKHKVFSTCGSHLTVVTLFYGTVFLVYFQPSSSCSADTGVVASVVYTMVTPVLNPFIHSLRNSDMKGALWRLLGWGRWSSVVCHFSRV, translated from the exons ATGACG gaAATTAGAAACCGAACCAGCATCTCTGACTTCCTGCTCCTGGGCTTCTCTCAGCACCCAGAGCAGCAGCCTCTCCTGTTCGGGCTCTTCCTGGCCGTGTACCTGGTCACCATGCTGGGGAACCTGCTCATCATCCTGGCCATCAGCTCTGACCCCcgcctccacacccccatgtacttcttcctggcCAACCTGTCCTTCACCgacacctgcttctcctgcaccaTCGTCCCCAAGGTGCTGCTCAACATCCACACACAGCACTGCACCATCTCCCACACTGGGTGCCTCGTGCAGATGTTCTTCTTCATGGAATTGGCCCTGCTGGATGACTTCCTGCTGgctgtgatggcctatgaccgctacgtggccatctgcCTTCCTCTCCACTACACCACCATCATGGGGCCCCAGCGCTGCTTGCTGCTGGTCGCCGCATCCTGGCTCAGCTCCCACCTCCTGgccttctccctctgtctcctcatGTCTCAGTTCTCCTTCTGCGCCTCCCATGCCATCCCACACTTCTTCTGTGACCTTCTCCCACTCCTCAAACTTGCCTGCTCAGACACTCACATCTTTCAGCTCATGATGTTTGCAGAAGCAGCCCTCTCAGGGGTGGTCCCTCTCACCTGTGTCCTGGTCTCTTATGCCCACATCATCCACAGCATCCTCAGGATCCCCTCTGCTGGGGGGAAGCATAAAGTCTTCTCTACCTGTGGCTCTCACCTGACAGTGGTCACTCTCTTCTATGGAACTGTCTTTCTGGTGTATTTCCAGCCCTCATCCTCCTGCTCAGCAGACACTGGAGTGGTGGCATCTGTGGTGTACACGATGGTCACCCCTGTGCTGAACCCCTTTATCCACAGCCTAAGGAACAGCGACATGAAGGGGGCTTTGTGGAGACTCCTTGGCTGGGGAAGATGGAGTAGTGTagtctgtcacttcagtcgtgtctga